A window from Armatimonas rosea encodes these proteins:
- the dusB gene encoding tRNA dihydrouridine synthase DusB — protein sequence MRIDTIDIVPNVILAPMAGITAHPFRVICKQLGGVGLVVTELISSMAIHYKNEKTFGMFDWSADEYPSFCQLFGADPQVMAEAARIVCDAGADGVDINMGCWVPKVAKTGAGAALLKDICQAEAVVDAVVKAVPHKPVTVKVRAGFDQPHITAIKFAKSAAQLGAKSIAVHARFASQGFSGTADWSIIARVKDEVGDLIPVVGNGDIETPEDAARMVRETGCDGVMVGRAALGNPWLLKQIADYLATGTYGPGPSIEERFAIARQHARLQCAQQGENIGVRELRGLLPHYFKGIPGATRLRGVITSGETRTLAQVEATLDQAMEWHETLGDKESEIVAP from the coding sequence GTGCGAATAGATACTATTGATATCGTCCCCAATGTCATTCTGGCCCCCATGGCCGGAATCACCGCCCACCCATTCCGTGTGATCTGCAAGCAGCTCGGCGGGGTCGGGCTGGTGGTCACCGAGCTGATTAGCTCCATGGCGATCCACTACAAGAACGAGAAGACCTTCGGGATGTTCGACTGGAGCGCCGACGAGTACCCGAGCTTTTGCCAGCTCTTTGGTGCCGATCCGCAAGTAATGGCCGAGGCCGCGCGGATTGTCTGCGATGCCGGTGCCGATGGCGTGGACATCAACATGGGCTGCTGGGTGCCCAAAGTCGCCAAGACCGGCGCGGGCGCGGCGCTGCTCAAGGACATCTGCCAGGCCGAGGCCGTGGTCGATGCGGTGGTGAAGGCAGTCCCACACAAGCCGGTGACCGTCAAAGTGCGCGCGGGCTTCGACCAGCCCCATATCACGGCGATCAAGTTTGCCAAGTCCGCCGCCCAACTCGGGGCCAAGTCCATCGCGGTGCACGCACGCTTTGCCAGCCAGGGCTTCTCGGGGACAGCGGACTGGAGCATTATCGCGCGGGTCAAGGACGAAGTCGGGGACCTGATTCCCGTGGTCGGAAACGGCGATATCGAGACCCCCGAGGACGCCGCACGCATGGTGCGCGAGACCGGCTGCGATGGCGTGATGGTGGGCCGCGCGGCGCTGGGAAATCCCTGGCTCCTGAAGCAAATCGCCGACTATCTTGCCACCGGCACCTACGGCCCCGGCCCGTCTATCGAGGAGCGCTTCGCGATTGCCCGACAGCACGCGCGGCTCCAGTGCGCCCAGCAAGGCGAGAATATCGGAGTCCGCGAGCTACGCGGCCTGCTCCCGCACTACTTCAAGGGAATCCCCGGCGCCACCCGCCTGCGCGGCGTCATCACCAGCGGCGAGACCCGCACGCTCGCCCAAGTGGAGGCGACCCTCGATCAAGCGATGGAGTGGCACGAGACCCTCGGCGATAAAGAGAGCGAGATCGTTGCCCCCTAA
- a CDS encoding DUF4288 domain-containing protein: MAERRWFAVHVLLTTELLEGDLGYLPVWENIYLVHAASHDEAWERAEQLGLEEARVGSEGLTFDERPARWRFVGVRNVVGLLEGAPRDGDEVTWVQYSVKDMADLESLLQGRPVRVVCEPGGLEENGDAYHPELLG; this comes from the coding sequence ATGGCCGAAAGACGCTGGTTCGCTGTCCATGTTCTCCTCACCACCGAGTTGCTGGAGGGGGACTTGGGCTACCTCCCTGTCTGGGAGAACATCTATCTTGTCCACGCCGCCAGCCACGACGAGGCCTGGGAGCGTGCCGAACAGCTCGGGCTAGAGGAAGCGCGGGTCGGGAGTGAGGGGCTTACCTTTGACGAGAGACCGGCTCGCTGGCGGTTTGTCGGAGTTAGAAACGTCGTGGGGCTCCTGGAGGGGGCACCCCGTGATGGCGATGAGGTAACCTGGGTACAGTACTCGGTGAAAGATATGGCCGACCTGGAGAGCCTGCTCCAGGGAAGACCTGTGCGCGTTGTCTGTGAGCCGGGTGGGCTGGAGGAGAACGGGGACGCGTACCACCCGGAGCTTCTGGGGTAG
- a CDS encoding multiheme c-type cytochrome, with protein sequence MMPPRTLVPAALLPLIVLWVAACTPTTPKSETAPSPAPTPNTAQFLGNDACKPCHAAEFKSHTNTRHMQTLRKATQSELGALAPPAGPLPGESALAWEKGQLNVVAPAQQTNMTLAAPLDLALGSGKTGITFLAVDSEGSLELRHSYFPHTKQWIVTPGQEKFEATSVGWIHPKDDSQRCVGCHAVVLPPDSLMPERKFFGVGCESCHGPGSEHVAAMQKGDKSKGVLLTALRGTGGKRLNEVCGRCHRAPADVEHMDELSKQATSRFMPYGLSLSQCFKQSNDKLSCVTCHNPHEDASTDTKRYEAVCVSCHAAPKKACPVNPKEKCVSCHMPTAKVFPGTSFPIKMADHFIRIYKDGKPTR encoded by the coding sequence ATGATGCCTCCTCGTACCCTTGTCCCCGCAGCCCTTCTTCCGCTCATTGTCCTTTGGGTGGCGGCCTGTACTCCCACCACGCCGAAGTCGGAGACCGCACCGAGTCCCGCTCCCACACCCAATACGGCGCAGTTTCTCGGCAACGATGCTTGCAAGCCGTGTCACGCGGCGGAGTTTAAGAGCCATACGAATACCCGGCACATGCAGACCCTGCGAAAAGCCACCCAGTCCGAGCTGGGGGCGCTTGCGCCGCCCGCTGGTCCGCTCCCCGGTGAGAGTGCGCTGGCCTGGGAAAAAGGCCAGCTCAATGTGGTCGCGCCCGCCCAGCAGACCAATATGACGCTTGCTGCGCCCCTAGATCTTGCTTTGGGCTCGGGGAAGACGGGGATCACCTTTCTGGCTGTCGATTCTGAGGGGAGCTTGGAGCTGCGCCATAGCTACTTCCCGCACACCAAACAGTGGATCGTCACGCCGGGTCAGGAGAAGTTTGAGGCCACCTCCGTGGGCTGGATCCATCCCAAGGACGACTCCCAGCGCTGCGTCGGTTGCCATGCCGTGGTCTTGCCCCCGGACTCCTTGATGCCGGAGCGGAAGTTCTTCGGGGTGGGGTGCGAGTCTTGCCACGGTCCAGGGAGCGAGCACGTCGCGGCGATGCAAAAGGGCGATAAGTCCAAGGGCGTCCTGCTCACCGCCCTCCGCGGCACGGGGGGCAAGCGCCTCAACGAGGTCTGTGGCCGCTGTCACCGCGCCCCCGCCGATGTGGAGCACATGGACGAGCTCTCCAAGCAGGCGACTAGCCGGTTCATGCCCTACGGCCTCTCGCTGAGCCAGTGCTTCAAACAGAGCAACGACAAGCTAAGCTGCGTGACGTGCCACAACCCGCACGAGGACGCGTCTACGGACACGAAGCGCTACGAGGCGGTCTGTGTTTCGTGCCACGCCGCGCCCAAGAAAGCCTGCCCGGTGAATCCCAAGGAGAAGTGTGTCTCCTGCCACATGCCGACTGCCAAGGTCTTTCCCGGGACGAGCTTTCCGATCAAGATGGCCGATCACTTCATTCGCATTTACAAAGACGGCAAGCCCACACGATAG
- a CDS encoding C1 family peptidase, which produces MKFDVDLRPEVARLRMTARSQGSRGTCSVFAMTFCIEFMLRKKRKLAEPLSVEFLNWAKNTATGQKKDGDFFDRIAAGYERFGMAGESALPYASRYDAELSPEPALLEKAKQTPRLKGRFLKPWSTKEVITEAQVAELKAMLKRGIPVAIGLRWPKGGKGKNVVVEGLSAMDFIPAQDVFDGHSIVLVGYSDDAKLWVFANWAGPDWSDKGFGYMSDSYLRPYINDAYVYE; this is translated from the coding sequence ATGAAGTTCGATGTGGATCTGCGACCAGAGGTCGCGAGGCTGAGGATGACGGCGCGCTCGCAGGGGAGCCGGGGGACGTGCAGTGTCTTTGCGATGACCTTCTGCATTGAGTTCATGCTCCGCAAGAAGCGCAAGCTCGCCGAGCCACTCTCGGTGGAGTTTCTGAACTGGGCGAAGAATACCGCGACCGGCCAGAAAAAAGACGGCGACTTCTTCGACCGGATCGCGGCGGGCTACGAGCGCTTTGGAATGGCGGGGGAGAGCGCCTTACCCTACGCCTCCCGCTACGATGCCGAGCTCAGCCCCGAGCCTGCGCTCCTGGAGAAGGCCAAGCAGACCCCGCGGCTCAAGGGACGCTTTCTCAAGCCCTGGAGCACTAAGGAAGTCATCACGGAGGCGCAAGTGGCGGAGCTCAAGGCGATGCTGAAGCGCGGGATACCGGTGGCGATTGGGCTACGCTGGCCCAAGGGGGGCAAGGGCAAGAATGTGGTCGTGGAGGGGCTGAGCGCGATGGACTTTATCCCCGCGCAGGATGTCTTCGACGGCCACTCGATTGTCCTGGTGGGCTACTCCGACGATGCCAAGCTCTGGGTCTTTGCCAACTGGGCGGGGCCGGACTGGAGCGACAAGGGCTTTGGCTACATGAGCGATTCCTACCTGCGCCCCTACATCAACGATGCCTATGTCTACGAGTAG
- a CDS encoding SMP-30/gluconolactonase/LRE family protein — translation MEFTLEVLADYACQTGEGPLYHAEENAVYWTDIPNGLIFRYFLETGKHEAFGIGHQVGGFTLQEDGKFLLFLDRGAVALWTPGGELEFLIEQIQDEVETRFNDVIADTEGRVYCGTMPTKARQGRLYRLNLDGNLTKLLDGIGCSNGLGLSPDHRFLYYTDSAARKIFRFLYDEENGGIRRQKTQIITEEGGGVPDGMTVDAAGNVWSARWDGSCLVGYTAQGREFARIPFPVKKVSSVTFGGPEYDQLFVTTAGGNQKELDGPLAGALFRLTIPGVTGRPEFVSRVGL, via the coding sequence ATGGAGTTCACTCTTGAGGTGCTGGCAGACTACGCTTGCCAAACAGGTGAGGGGCCACTCTACCATGCCGAAGAGAATGCGGTCTACTGGACCGATATTCCCAATGGGCTTATCTTTCGCTACTTCCTGGAGACCGGGAAGCACGAGGCCTTTGGGATCGGGCACCAGGTGGGAGGCTTTACGCTCCAAGAAGACGGAAAATTCCTTCTCTTTCTGGACCGGGGCGCAGTCGCGCTCTGGACACCGGGCGGCGAGCTGGAGTTTCTGATCGAGCAGATTCAAGACGAGGTCGAGACACGCTTCAACGATGTCATAGCCGATACCGAGGGGCGTGTCTACTGCGGGACCATGCCCACCAAGGCGCGCCAAGGACGGCTCTACCGGCTCAATCTCGATGGCAACCTCACAAAGCTCCTGGATGGAATCGGGTGCTCCAACGGGCTGGGACTCTCCCCCGACCACCGTTTCCTCTACTACACGGACTCGGCGGCACGTAAGATCTTCCGGTTCCTCTACGACGAAGAAAACGGGGGGATTCGGCGCCAGAAGACCCAGATTATCACCGAGGAGGGCGGCGGAGTGCCGGATGGCATGACGGTCGATGCCGCGGGAAATGTCTGGAGTGCGCGCTGGGACGGGAGCTGCCTGGTGGGCTACACCGCCCAAGGTAGGGAGTTCGCCCGAATCCCCTTCCCGGTCAAGAAGGTCTCCAGTGTGACGTTTGGCGGCCCCGAGTACGACCAGCTGTTTGTGACAACGGCCGGAGGCAACCAGAAAGAGCTCGATGGCCCACTCGCCGGAGCGCTGTTCCGTCTGACCATCCCCGGAGTCACCGGGCGCCCCGAGTTTGTCTCCCGCGTGGGGCTGTGA
- a CDS encoding ankyrin repeat domain-containing protein, with protein sequence MKRRWLKPTIWILSGIALLVGFGWWRFVGGPKLLYNAIGQQKSLTVGGTSLMLQKEPGESAARVQLLLLLGVSPNQLDAYDEQTPLHKAVMAEDFATCWALLDAGVSPNSRDGFENTPLHLVMHHQGEEILELLLARGADPNLKNKEGATPLHGPFQEVEEYQGWEDTALAPKFALLIKAEAKLDLRDKDGRTPLYLATECGLPLVCERMLAAGADPKEKTPDGATLLHAAASGRWVFEDKGKVTLLKKLGPLLGTINTPDNEGYTPLDYAIPGRKYKDGMGVQDNTLAALKELGAKPGEP encoded by the coding sequence ATGAAACGGCGCTGGCTCAAACCTACTATCTGGATACTAAGTGGGATCGCGTTGCTGGTCGGCTTCGGCTGGTGGCGCTTTGTTGGTGGGCCCAAGCTTCTCTACAATGCGATTGGACAGCAGAAGTCGCTGACGGTGGGGGGGACTTCGTTGATGCTTCAGAAAGAACCCGGCGAGAGTGCGGCGAGGGTTCAGCTCCTCCTGTTACTTGGCGTGAGTCCGAACCAGCTTGATGCTTACGATGAGCAAACGCCGCTTCACAAGGCGGTTATGGCGGAGGACTTTGCCACCTGTTGGGCTCTCTTGGATGCAGGGGTGTCTCCCAATAGTCGCGATGGGTTTGAGAACACGCCCCTTCACTTGGTCATGCACCACCAAGGGGAAGAGATTCTCGAGCTTTTGCTGGCGCGTGGTGCCGATCCCAATCTCAAAAATAAGGAAGGCGCGACACCCCTGCACGGACCCTTTCAAGAGGTGGAGGAGTACCAGGGCTGGGAAGATACGGCTCTGGCACCCAAGTTTGCCCTTCTGATCAAGGCGGAAGCAAAGCTCGACCTTCGTGACAAGGACGGGCGCACGCCGCTCTACCTGGCAACCGAGTGCGGGCTTCCGCTTGTCTGTGAGCGGATGCTAGCTGCAGGAGCGGACCCCAAGGAGAAGACTCCCGATGGTGCGACACTGCTCCATGCCGCCGCAAGTGGACGCTGGGTATTCGAGGACAAGGGCAAGGTCACGCTCCTGAAGAAACTGGGGCCGCTTCTGGGGACGATCAACACGCCCGACAACGAGGGCTACACGCCGCTAGACTATGCCATCCCGGGACGGAAGTACAAAGATGGTATGGGAGTCCAAGACAATACGCTTGCGGCGCTCAAGGAACTCGGGGCTAAACCGGGAGAACCATAA
- a CDS encoding ornithine cyclodeaminase family protein: protein MPLFLTEDDVASVLTMPDAIAALETAFAAQAQADALNLPRQRFYLPNGDLHSMAAALPALGVLGTKTYTSFADGTRFYVELYSAESGELLAFLEGNRLGQVRTGAATGVAIKHMALTETPTAALFGTGFQAETQAEALAATLPNLREIQVYGRDVARRLEFCRRMTALLNVRCTPKESPEATVRNAKVIVTATSAREPILRGSWLTPGDFIAAVGANRLSARELDEDTVARASVVAVDDVSQAQTEAAELLFAYERRKFLWKRAIPLSAIVIGRAKGRPDKDAITLFKSLGVALEDIAVASVVYEKAKAMGLGRQL, encoded by the coding sequence ATGCCACTCTTTTTAACGGAAGACGATGTGGCGTCCGTGCTGACGATGCCGGATGCCATTGCTGCACTGGAGACGGCCTTCGCTGCTCAGGCCCAGGCAGATGCTTTAAACCTCCCACGCCAGCGATTTTACCTACCTAACGGCGACCTACACAGCATGGCTGCTGCGCTTCCGGCCCTAGGTGTGCTCGGAACGAAGACGTATACATCGTTTGCCGACGGAACCCGCTTCTATGTGGAGCTCTACTCGGCAGAATCGGGTGAATTACTTGCATTTCTCGAAGGAAACCGCCTAGGTCAGGTGCGTACCGGGGCTGCAACGGGGGTTGCCATCAAACACATGGCCCTCACCGAGACCCCCACGGCAGCGCTCTTTGGCACGGGATTTCAGGCGGAGACCCAGGCCGAGGCCCTCGCCGCGACCCTGCCCAACCTCCGCGAGATCCAGGTCTATGGGCGCGATGTTGCGCGGCGCCTGGAGTTTTGCCGCCGCATGACCGCGCTTCTCAATGTTCGCTGCACGCCCAAGGAGAGCCCCGAAGCGACTGTCCGCAACGCCAAGGTGATTGTCACGGCGACCAGCGCCCGCGAGCCGATCCTGCGGGGTAGCTGGCTCACCCCAGGAGACTTTATCGCGGCCGTGGGTGCCAACCGCCTCTCGGCGCGCGAGCTCGATGAGGATACCGTGGCCCGGGCGAGCGTGGTGGCGGTGGACGATGTCAGCCAGGCCCAGACTGAGGCGGCGGAGCTCCTCTTTGCCTACGAGCGCCGTAAGTTCCTCTGGAAGCGTGCCATCCCGCTCTCCGCGATCGTGATCGGCCGCGCCAAGGGCCGCCCGGACAAAGACGCCATCACGCTGTTTAAGTCGCTCGGTGTCGCGCTCGAAGACATTGCGGTGGCAAGCGTAGTCTACGAGAAAGCAAAGGCAATGGGGCTCGGTCGGCAGCTTTGA
- a CDS encoding alpha/beta hydrolase — protein sequence MNTVVPLYPEGQVPFALGTGPEDTPTLTLYPPDKPNGAAVVVCPGGGYGGLAGHEGEPIAKWLNTLGVFAAVLKYRLGPKYHHPAEMTDALSAIKLVRSKGREWGVDPKRVGILGFSAGGHLTSTAATHFTGPEDRPDLAVLVYPVITLEGKAAHAGSRRNLLGDSPSPELVRDLSNHLKVTKNTPPCFIMHTADDAVVPVENALLFASALAANGVPFALQVYEHAPHGVGLGRAEFPETLAWPEQCARWFKQRGFV from the coding sequence ATGAACACTGTCGTCCCCCTCTACCCCGAAGGCCAGGTCCCCTTTGCTCTTGGCACCGGCCCCGAAGACACTCCCACACTCACGCTCTACCCCCCCGACAAGCCCAACGGTGCCGCGGTCGTGGTCTGTCCCGGCGGCGGCTACGGCGGCCTCGCCGGCCATGAGGGCGAGCCTATCGCCAAGTGGCTCAACACCCTGGGAGTCTTTGCCGCCGTGCTCAAGTACCGGCTTGGCCCCAAGTACCACCACCCTGCGGAGATGACCGATGCGCTCTCCGCGATCAAGCTGGTCCGTAGCAAGGGCCGCGAGTGGGGAGTCGATCCCAAGCGGGTCGGGATTCTGGGCTTCTCCGCCGGAGGGCACCTCACCAGCACCGCCGCGACCCACTTCACCGGCCCCGAAGACCGCCCCGATCTCGCGGTCTTGGTCTATCCCGTGATCACCCTGGAGGGCAAGGCCGCGCACGCAGGCTCACGCCGCAACCTCCTAGGCGACTCCCCCTCCCCCGAGCTGGTCCGCGATCTCTCCAACCACCTGAAGGTCACCAAGAACACCCCACCCTGCTTTATCATGCACACCGCCGATGATGCCGTCGTGCCGGTCGAGAACGCGCTCTTGTTCGCATCGGCGCTCGCGGCCAATGGCGTCCCCTTCGCGCTCCAGGTCTACGAGCACGCTCCCCACGGAGTCGGCCTGGGACGCGCGGAGTTCCCGGAGACCCTGGCATGGCCGGAGCAGTGCGCCCGCTGGTTTAAGCAACGCGGGTTTGTCTAA
- a CDS encoding serine hydrolase domain-containing protein yields MSPAWGCDVRQVGQLPSEVLSRLDRQLNRVRDETGVPGFILAVAQGKRTVLVRGYGTQDGRPLEPTLPAMLCSLCKPLTAQAFLLLADEGKLTLDDPAARWLPIDPAITLRHLLTHRSGLAAKFPEGSRAPSEAEHVKLALREPLAFAPGTAFLYSNVGYQALGRILEALTGERPDRFLQRRILDPLGIKSYFVATYLPPDQQRRYDSGVLPYLTPQRWDKATGQYVAVRDRIARLAQEAPGSADTSGAGCMSAPDYLTFLLSLPPRQRQLIRKSAVEGYGLGWMLRDGGLAHTGIGSGETHYALTRDNGLSLVCFIPSSDDTACEKVLESVKSAVKYIP; encoded by the coding sequence TTGTCTCCCGCGTGGGGCTGTGACGTGCGCCAGGTGGGGCAGTTGCCCTCGGAGGTTCTCAGCCGGCTAGACCGACAGCTCAACCGGGTCCGCGACGAGACCGGCGTTCCGGGGTTTATCCTCGCCGTCGCACAAGGGAAGCGCACCGTGCTGGTGCGCGGCTACGGCACGCAAGACGGGCGTCCCCTTGAGCCGACACTCCCCGCGATGCTCTGTAGCCTCTGTAAGCCCCTGACCGCCCAAGCGTTTTTGTTGCTCGCCGACGAGGGCAAGCTCACCCTCGACGATCCCGCGGCCCGCTGGCTCCCCATCGACCCGGCGATCACCCTCCGCCACCTGCTCACCCACCGCAGCGGACTGGCGGCCAAGTTCCCCGAAGGCAGCCGTGCCCCCAGCGAGGCGGAGCATGTCAAGCTCGCCTTACGTGAGCCGCTTGCGTTTGCCCCCGGCACGGCGTTTCTCTACTCCAATGTAGGCTACCAAGCGCTGGGGCGTATCCTCGAAGCACTCACCGGTGAGCGCCCCGATCGGTTTCTCCAGCGCCGCATCCTCGACCCCCTTGGCATCAAGAGCTACTTTGTCGCCACCTATCTCCCCCCGGACCAGCAGCGCCGCTACGACAGTGGAGTCCTTCCCTACCTAACACCGCAGCGCTGGGACAAGGCAACCGGGCAGTATGTCGCCGTCCGCGACCGGATCGCCCGCCTCGCCCAGGAGGCACCGGGGAGCGCCGACACCAGCGGCGCGGGCTGCATGAGCGCCCCGGACTACCTGACGTTTTTGCTATCGCTCCCCCCCCGCCAGCGCCAGCTCATCCGCAAGAGCGCGGTCGAGGGCTACGGCCTTGGCTGGATGCTTCGCGATGGTGGCCTCGCCCACACGGGGATTGGGTCGGGGGAGACCCACTACGCCCTGACCCGTGACAATGGCCTCAGCCTTGTCTGTTTTATTCCCTCCAGCGACGATACCGCGTGTGAGAAAGTCCTGGAATCGGTCAAGAGCGCGGTAAAATACATCCCATGA
- a CDS encoding gluconokinase: MRALLAIDLGTSSTRARLYDVESGRPIPGAFSQLSHTPQTTPDGGSTLDADALVREVAACADEAREKAPAGCWLVGVGLSCFWHSIVGVDANEDALTPVLLWNDRRSAAHVAQLKAEQPELPTCTGCPWHTSYVYGRLTWLRETQPELFGRCKQFLTPAAYVLRKLVGATGESTSMASASGLWDQTTQAWLPEWADLLPPVQDTPVSAPSSPFLPRHLAQLPWCAPVGDGMASNLGCGAVTPERLALMIGTSGAMRVVLPPSRPALPPGLWRYQLDSERYALGGALTNGGSVWAWLESLLKLPETLPDAAPDSHGLTVLPFLAGERAPLWRDDLTAAVIGLGTSTTPASLARAHLEAVAYRFAALRDFLRPVAPQAELIGTGAGLLASPLWQQILADVLGETILVSSEEEASSRGAALWAREQLGLGTIYEAPLPEILHQVTPNPAHAEAYTAARVRHESLLSLLCQ; this comes from the coding sequence TTGAGAGCTCTTCTTGCCATCGACCTTGGCACCTCGTCCACCCGCGCCCGGCTCTACGACGTGGAGTCGGGCAGGCCCATCCCGGGTGCGTTCTCGCAGCTCAGTCACACACCCCAGACCACGCCCGACGGTGGCTCGACCCTCGATGCCGATGCCCTTGTCCGAGAGGTGGCCGCCTGCGCCGACGAAGCACGCGAGAAGGCCCCGGCGGGCTGCTGGCTGGTGGGTGTCGGGCTGAGCTGCTTCTGGCACTCGATTGTCGGAGTTGATGCAAACGAGGACGCCCTCACGCCCGTTCTCCTCTGGAACGACCGGCGGAGCGCCGCGCATGTCGCACAGCTCAAGGCCGAGCAGCCCGAGCTCCCGACCTGCACGGGCTGTCCCTGGCACACGAGCTATGTCTACGGTCGCCTGACCTGGCTGCGCGAGACCCAGCCCGAGCTCTTTGGGCGCTGCAAGCAGTTCCTCACCCCCGCGGCCTATGTCCTACGCAAGCTCGTTGGAGCGACCGGCGAGTCTACGTCGATGGCGTCGGCGTCGGGGCTCTGGGACCAGACCACGCAGGCCTGGCTCCCGGAGTGGGCCGATCTCCTCCCCCCAGTCCAAGACACACCGGTCTCCGCGCCCAGCTCCCCGTTCTTGCCTCGGCATCTTGCGCAGCTCCCGTGGTGCGCACCAGTCGGGGATGGGATGGCGTCGAACCTGGGCTGTGGCGCGGTCACCCCGGAGCGGCTCGCCCTGATGATCGGCACGAGCGGCGCGATGCGTGTCGTCTTGCCGCCATCGCGCCCCGCTCTCCCCCCAGGCCTCTGGCGCTACCAGTTGGACTCCGAGCGCTACGCCCTTGGGGGTGCCCTCACCAACGGCGGCTCGGTCTGGGCCTGGCTGGAGAGCCTGCTCAAGCTCCCGGAGACGCTCCCCGACGCCGCCCCCGATAGCCACGGCCTCACGGTCCTGCCGTTTCTGGCGGGCGAGCGCGCCCCGCTCTGGCGCGACGATCTCACGGCGGCGGTGATCGGGCTGGGTACGAGCACGACTCCGGCGAGCCTGGCGCGTGCCCACCTAGAAGCGGTCGCGTACCGCTTTGCCGCCCTGCGCGACTTCCTGCGCCCGGTCGCCCCGCAAGCCGAGCTAATCGGCACGGGCGCGGGCCTGCTCGCCTCCCCGCTCTGGCAGCAGATCCTCGCCGATGTCCTAGGGGAGACCATTCTCGTCAGTAGCGAGGAAGAGGCATCGTCGCGTGGGGCCGCGCTCTGGGCACGGGAGCAGCTGGGCTTGGGGACGATCTACGAGGCTCCTCTCCCGGAGATTCTGCACCAGGTCACGCCCAATCCTGCCCACGCCGAGGCCTACACCGCCGCCCGTGTGCGCCACGAGAGCCTGCTCTCTTTGCTCTGCCAATGA
- a CDS encoding glycerate kinase family protein, with amino-acid sequence MKVLVCPDSFKGALSAPEVASAMATGWQRVFPDAELVLLPVADGGEGTLDVLLSATGGQRLTETVTGPLGEPVSAAWGLLPDGTAVVELAQAASLSLVPLERRDPKHTTTYGVGELLLRATRRSQKLLITLGGSATNDGGAGVLEAFGHRQQPGHSVRIACDVDNPLTGPRGASAVFGPQKGATPDDIPLLDARLAALRDRLALPEQPGDGAAGGAAYGLRWLFPGAQLVPGIELVLDAIGFDQHLAGADLVLTGEGRLDSQTLGGKAIAGVARRARAANVPVLALVGSLGNDIRGTQLADAGITAALPLAPGPCTLAESLANTAPWLADAAERAARLTRLYS; translated from the coding sequence ATGAAGGTCCTGGTCTGCCCCGACTCCTTCAAAGGCGCACTCTCAGCTCCCGAGGTGGCGAGCGCGATGGCGACAGGCTGGCAACGCGTCTTCCCCGATGCCGAGCTCGTCCTCCTTCCCGTGGCGGATGGAGGTGAGGGCACGCTCGATGTCCTCCTGAGTGCCACGGGTGGCCAGCGCCTCACCGAGACCGTCACCGGCCCGCTCGGTGAGCCTGTCTCCGCCGCGTGGGGCCTCCTCCCCGACGGCACCGCTGTGGTCGAGCTTGCGCAGGCTGCGAGCCTGAGCCTCGTCCCCCTGGAGAGGCGCGACCCCAAGCACACGACAACCTACGGGGTCGGGGAGCTGCTTTTACGAGCGACGCGGCGCTCCCAAAAACTCCTCATCACCCTCGGCGGCTCGGCCACTAACGACGGCGGCGCAGGGGTTTTAGAGGCGTTTGGCCACCGCCAACAGCCGGGCCACTCGGTACGAATCGCCTGCGACGTAGACAACCCGCTCACCGGACCTCGTGGGGCGAGTGCGGTCTTCGGACCACAGAAGGGCGCGACGCCCGACGATATCCCCCTGCTCGATGCGCGACTTGCGGCACTGCGCGACAGGCTCGCTCTCCCAGAACAACCCGGCGATGGGGCGGCGGGTGGGGCGGCCTACGGTCTGCGGTGGCTCTTTCCGGGAGCGCAGCTCGTTCCGGGGATCGAGCTAGTGCTGGATGCGATTGGCTTTGACCAGCACCTCGCAGGTGCCGACCTCGTGCTCACCGGCGAGGGCCGACTCGACAGCCAGACCCTCGGCGGGAAAGCCATCGCGGGCGTGGCGCGCAGAGCACGAGCGGCCAATGTCCCCGTGCTCGCGCTGGTCGGGAGCCTCGGCAACGACATCCGCGGCACCCAGCTCGCCGATGCGGGGATTACAGCGGCGCTTCCTCTTGCCCCCGGCCCCTGCACACTTGCGGAGTCCCTGGCGAATACCGCTCCCTGGCTCGCGGATGCTGCGGAGCGAGCGGCGCGGCTTACGCGGCTCTACTCGTAG